In the Gammaproteobacteria bacterium genome, CGCGGTCAACACGGCGCATACCCGGTTCGGCTGCCTGCTCACGGAGGCATCCGCTTCGGGTCGGGATGTCGTCCGCAACGGATCCACCACCTGACAGCCATGCACCTGGTTCAGCCATAACGGCTCGGCCGGCAACTGCAGATACTCGACGAGTCGTGCCCGATTTTGCCGCACGGCATCCGGATCATCCCCCACATGATCGCCCAGATTGAAACTGTCATAAGGCGCGCGGCTGACGCCACCCGTGCGTGTCGTCGACCAGGCGTGTACCTGGGGTGGGGCCGGCCACTCCGGTTTGATCCAATCTGTCGCAAGGGTGTTTGGCATGCTCCGATTAAGCCATAGCATGGATGACAAACATACCCCGGGGTTTCTTTCAGGTAGCCGGTGTTTCAGT is a window encoding:
- a CDS encoding laccase domain-containing protein — its product is MPNTLATDWIKPEWPAPPQVHAWSTTRTGGVSRAPYDSFNLGDHVGDDPDAVRQNRARLVEYLQLPAEPLWLNQVHGCQVVDPLRTTSRPEADASVSRQPNRVCAVLTADCLPVLFCDRAGTRVAAAHAGWRGLAAGVLEATVAALEVDP